Proteins co-encoded in one Psychromonas sp. L1A2 genomic window:
- a CDS encoding histidine kinase yields MLKNEAQSFINAKKLDREAIVVSFNKFSPTLANKLLENKFFDVSHIYTANTDLKFELLTLQEKFPELSDQQLSAKLALLVGNIMLAVQQYNILLEKEASVIFISEIVVFLFILLISLFLLVYCRRYIVTPLNQLEDNVSSISNHHFNVEFLDHSNEIGVLSTGLKSMSAELESLIAAMQKKVFDKKTELESANESIQFLFNISQKLSTVKLTHPIIIEALNALAKQTTLTKLCLELVNGVQIDSDYGCATDDKNCKRIPIIINGEPYGYLNYIQTVSTDENTSIIVSFSSLLARALYQEEYSLQEQKLLLMDERGVIARELHDSIAQALSFLKIQCTVLNRQIDSNTDSEQIKSSVSNIKEAVTDAYVQLRSLLSTFRLNISVSDFKEAVLIMISQLQKQTTAKIQLGLFESNFQTHANQHIHLLQIIREAIINAMKHANCDNIVVNCVVIDQKLITQKVIITICDDGVGIEEKPGKENHYGIEIMNQRANELNGVLEIKNLPIGTEIKLIFEI; encoded by the coding sequence GTGCTTAAAAATGAAGCTCAAAGTTTTATCAATGCAAAGAAGCTTGATAGAGAGGCTATTGTTGTTTCATTTAATAAATTTTCTCCTACTCTTGCTAATAAATTATTAGAAAATAAATTCTTTGATGTTAGCCATATCTATACAGCAAATACAGACTTGAAATTTGAGTTGTTAACCCTTCAAGAAAAATTTCCAGAACTTTCTGACCAACAGTTATCTGCAAAACTGGCACTATTAGTTGGTAATATTATGTTAGCAGTTCAACAATATAATATTTTATTAGAGAAAGAAGCTTCAGTTATCTTCATTTCTGAAATAGTTGTATTTTTGTTTATATTACTTATCTCATTATTTTTATTAGTTTATTGTAGGCGCTATATTGTTACGCCATTAAACCAACTAGAAGACAATGTCAGTTCAATTTCTAACCACCATTTTAATGTTGAGTTTTTAGATCATAGTAATGAAATTGGAGTATTGTCCACTGGTTTAAAAAGCATGTCAGCCGAACTTGAATCTTTAATTGCTGCAATGCAAAAGAAAGTATTTGATAAAAAAACAGAATTAGAAAGTGCCAATGAAAGCATTCAATTTCTATTCAATATTTCCCAAAAATTAAGTACGGTTAAATTAACACACCCTATTATCATAGAAGCATTAAATGCTTTAGCAAAACAGACTACTTTAACCAAGTTGTGTTTAGAGTTAGTTAATGGCGTCCAGATAGACAGTGATTATGGCTGTGCAACTGATGATAAAAATTGTAAACGTATCCCTATCATTATCAATGGCGAACCTTATGGTTATTTAAATTATATTCAAACGGTATCAACAGATGAAAATACCTCGATTATTGTTAGCTTTAGTAGTTTGCTTGCTCGCGCTTTATATCAAGAAGAATATAGTTTACAAGAACAGAAGTTATTATTGATGGATGAACGTGGGGTTATTGCTCGTGAACTTCATGACTCTATTGCACAAGCACTGTCTTTTCTTAAAATTCAATGCACTGTTTTAAATCGTCAAATCGATTCAAATACAGACAGTGAACAAATTAAAAGTTCAGTTAGTAATATTAAAGAAGCCGTCACAGATGCTTATGTACAGCTTCGTTCTTTATTATCTACTTTTAGATTAAATATTAGCGTATCTGATTTTAAAGAAGCGGTATTAATTATGATATCTCAGTTACAAAAGCAAACGACGGCAAAAATTCAGTTGGGTTTGTTTGAATCTAATTTCCAAACTCATGCTAATCAACACATACATTTGTTACAAATAATAAGAGAAGCCATAATAAATGCGATGAAACATGCAAATTGTGACAATATTGTTGTTAATTGTGTGGTTATAGACCAAAAACTTATCACACAAAAAGTTATCATTACTATTTGCGATGATGGCGTAGGAATAGAAGAAAAGCCTGGTAAAGAGAATCACTATGGCATAGAAATTATGAATCAACGCGCAAATGAACTTAATGGTGTATTAGAAATCAAAAACTTACCCATTGGTACAGAAATCAAACTTATATTTGAAATTTAG
- the moaA gene encoding GTP 3',8-cyclase MoaA — translation MQLIDKYHRKFEYLRLSITDECNFKCNYCLPDGYQRTHQKQFLSQNEIQNLINAFAELGTSKVRITGGEPSLRKDFPNIIEQIATTDGIKKVVTTTNGFNLSKHAEHWFEAGLSAINVSIDSLDANTFNLITGKNIFHKVMEGVDACISAGFEQVKVNSVLMKGLNDNDLSTFLAWIKQQPIQLRFIELMQTDDNAEFFNRYHLSGQSIKDVLLSQQWVQKKRHANDGPAEVFSHPDYLGEIGLIMPYSKDFCDNCNRLRVSAVGRLHLCLFGEDGVDLRHLLQNSADKVELKSTILAALKEKKSSHFLDLGLTGGTPHLASIGG, via the coding sequence ATGCAATTAATAGATAAGTATCATCGAAAATTTGAATACTTACGTTTATCAATTACTGATGAATGTAACTTCAAATGTAATTATTGTTTACCAGATGGCTACCAACGTACTCATCAAAAACAATTTCTATCACAAAATGAAATACAAAACCTCATTAATGCTTTTGCGGAACTAGGCACAAGTAAAGTAAGAATTACAGGAGGAGAACCAAGTTTACGAAAAGATTTTCCCAATATCATCGAGCAGATAGCCACTACTGACGGTATTAAAAAGGTAGTCACTACAACCAATGGGTTTAATTTAAGTAAACATGCAGAGCATTGGTTTGAAGCTGGATTAAGCGCTATTAACGTGAGCATCGATAGCCTAGATGCTAATACTTTTAACCTTATAACCGGTAAAAATATTTTTCACAAAGTAATGGAAGGTGTCGATGCCTGTATTAGCGCTGGTTTTGAACAAGTCAAAGTGAATAGTGTATTAATGAAAGGGTTAAATGATAATGACCTGAGTACATTTTTAGCCTGGATAAAACAACAACCAATACAACTCCGATTTATTGAGTTAATGCAGACAGACGATAATGCCGAGTTTTTTAATCGTTATCATTTATCAGGTCAAAGCATTAAAGATGTATTGTTAAGTCAACAATGGGTTCAAAAAAAACGTCATGCCAATGATGGCCCTGCAGAGGTGTTTTCCCATCCTGATTATTTAGGTGAAATTGGTTTAATCATGCCTTATAGTAAAGATTTCTGTGATAATTGTAATCGATTACGCGTTTCTGCTGTTGGACGATTACACCTTTGTTTATTTGGGGAAGATGGTGTTGATCTTCGTCATTTGTTACAAAATAGTGCGGATAAAGTTGAATTAAAATCAACCATTTTAGCCGCTTTAAAAGAAAAAAAATCCTCTCATTTTCTTGATTTAGGCTTAACTGGCGGTACCCCTCACTTAGCATCTATTGGCGGTTAG
- the narL gene encoding two-component system response regulator NarL encodes MSNVSTVIVVDDHPLMRKGITQLLSIDPNFVVIDEATNGIEAVSMVKKQHPDMVLLDLNMKAVSGLETLKALRNDGITSKIVILTVSDAKQDVISLVNQGADGYLLKDTDPEILLESLHRIQQGKLVVSEGLTQYLDCLDQENNIREKIATLTRRENQIMEEISRGLSNKEISENLNISEGTVKVHVKSLLKKLAIKSRVEAAVLFLEQPK; translated from the coding sequence ATGAGCAATGTATCTACCGTTATTGTTGTTGATGACCATCCCCTTATGCGTAAAGGCATTACACAACTATTAAGTATTGATCCGAACTTTGTTGTTATCGATGAAGCAACCAATGGCATTGAAGCTGTCAGTATGGTGAAGAAGCAACATCCAGACATGGTGTTATTAGATTTAAACATGAAAGCCGTTTCCGGTTTAGAAACGCTTAAAGCGTTACGTAATGATGGTATTACTAGTAAAATTGTTATCTTAACTGTATCTGATGCGAAACAAGATGTTATTTCCTTAGTTAATCAAGGCGCGGACGGTTATTTATTAAAAGATACCGATCCTGAAATTTTACTTGAAAGCTTGCACCGTATTCAGCAAGGTAAATTAGTGGTAAGTGAAGGCCTAACACAGTACCTAGACTGTTTGGATCAAGAAAATAATATCAGAGAAAAAATAGCCACATTAACGCGTCGTGAAAACCAAATTATGGAAGAAATTTCACGCGGGTTAAGCAACAAAGAAATTTCTGAAAATCTCAATATTTCAGAAGGCACTGTAAAAGTACATGTTAAAAGCTTACTTAAAAAATTAGCGATTAAGTCTCGTGTTGAAGCGGCCGTTTTATTCTTAGAACAACCTAAGTAA